One Kribbella sp. NBC_00662 genomic region harbors:
- a CDS encoding glycosyl hydrolase family 28-related protein — translation MSTDLSRRTFLNAGLATAAVGALAIHGSSAFAAPAGSAPSNLTPSGTIRNLPDAFYRRPGLEGMPRIDYASLPVANVRDYGAVGDGSTSDVAAFNQALAAIRAQGGGIVYIPSGRYLFPPPPLPSNNWWFQQDIRDVHFVGEGETSVLLFHRPAMTGNTTEAPPYPSGAAWQFQTAVNVSLRDLAFQWAPLNMMRHNATATALIIRAPQSVQLLRVTVDHCQPGLLLPNARDCWMVGNTLRNGGSDAYNFGGANDCVAAYNWAEYIGDDGIANWHNSVTYPDSTAISNVRFEHNTLISMCYGRGMTLGGSKQTVAHNWIESVVGCSLFSDITTTNPATLIDAVIDDNVLVRGNLEMRPDNRILSPGGGWHGTIAIIDKVQSLTITNNSIRGSENNDITVGIDNWLPVQATSVTISGNELLGGGGNGLRVSPGTTVDGFTVDRNRVVSPGPGASIAGSTTGTSTSRNVVTHAPEITGTVDGDFTGFKVAPGTYDDPYGARRAEPSETVWREPTVRSTRGLRVANVRRFGARGDGRHDDTAAFRAALDSLPGEGGVVFVPEGRYLLRPDGRHSTFRDTRIEHHFAIAERDNIHLLGAGTGSEIVLTSPDHQGIRVIGGTGCSVSNLAVTLPSRPELRHNRSLVELTGVRDSSVTDLTLRGASGSNLLIDTSTGVRVEGITTIDANMYGIDVEGSRQVYVVGCTATDNRDGGIQVGYVASIMRDAQFVRVEGNTVSGSAEGGGILVSSGTSVRVAGNTISDTCQAGIYLWGRSPEFPMYSADITGNTVTRACTGALCVTPGAISVNSIRESAGTTEGFFSITGNTIQDAPYSGVWVGGQSPIGKMLSQINTLTVTGNVFTNVAGSNLLIRDDQRAKIVNLITA, via the coding sequence ATGTCTACAGATCTGTCCCGCCGCACGTTCCTCAACGCCGGCCTCGCCACCGCGGCGGTCGGCGCGCTCGCGATCCACGGCAGCTCAGCGTTCGCCGCGCCGGCCGGCTCAGCGCCGAGCAACCTGACCCCGAGCGGCACCATCCGCAACCTCCCCGACGCGTTCTACCGTCGCCCCGGTCTCGAAGGCATGCCCCGGATCGACTACGCGAGCCTGCCGGTCGCCAACGTCCGCGACTACGGCGCCGTCGGCGACGGGAGTACGTCGGACGTTGCCGCCTTCAACCAGGCCCTCGCCGCGATCCGGGCCCAGGGCGGAGGCATCGTCTACATCCCGTCCGGCCGCTACCTGTTCCCGCCGCCACCGCTGCCGAGCAACAACTGGTGGTTCCAGCAGGACATCCGCGACGTCCACTTCGTCGGTGAAGGCGAGACCAGTGTCCTGCTGTTCCACCGCCCGGCCATGACCGGCAACACGACCGAGGCACCGCCGTACCCGTCCGGCGCTGCGTGGCAGTTCCAGACCGCGGTCAACGTCTCGCTGCGCGATCTCGCCTTCCAATGGGCGCCGCTCAACATGATGCGGCACAACGCGACCGCCACCGCGCTGATCATCCGGGCACCACAATCGGTCCAGCTCCTTCGAGTGACGGTCGACCATTGCCAGCCAGGTTTGTTGCTGCCGAACGCCCGCGACTGCTGGATGGTCGGCAACACCCTGCGCAACGGCGGCTCGGACGCGTACAACTTCGGCGGCGCCAACGACTGCGTGGCGGCGTACAACTGGGCGGAGTACATCGGCGACGACGGCATCGCCAACTGGCACAACAGCGTGACCTATCCGGACAGTACTGCGATCTCCAACGTCCGCTTCGAACACAACACGCTGATCAGCATGTGCTACGGCCGCGGAATGACGCTGGGCGGCTCCAAGCAGACCGTCGCGCACAACTGGATCGAGAGCGTCGTCGGCTGCAGCCTGTTCTCGGACATCACCACGACCAACCCCGCGACCCTGATCGACGCGGTCATCGACGACAACGTCCTGGTCCGCGGCAACCTGGAGATGCGGCCCGACAACCGCATCCTGTCGCCGGGCGGCGGCTGGCACGGCACGATCGCGATCATCGACAAGGTCCAGTCGCTGACCATCACCAACAACAGCATCCGGGGCTCGGAGAACAACGACATCACCGTCGGCATCGACAACTGGCTCCCCGTCCAGGCCACCTCGGTCACCATCTCCGGCAACGAACTGCTCGGCGGTGGCGGCAACGGACTGCGCGTCAGTCCCGGTACGACCGTCGACGGATTCACGGTCGACCGGAACCGGGTCGTATCGCCCGGCCCGGGCGCCTCGATCGCGGGATCGACAACCGGCACGAGCACCAGCCGCAACGTCGTCACACATGCACCGGAGATCACCGGCACTGTCGACGGTGACTTCACCGGGTTCAAGGTCGCCCCGGGCACGTACGACGATCCGTACGGCGCACGACGTGCCGAGCCGAGCGAGACCGTCTGGCGCGAGCCGACCGTCCGCTCCACCCGCGGGCTGCGTGTCGCCAACGTACGGCGCTTCGGAGCACGCGGCGACGGACGTCACGACGACACGGCAGCCTTCCGCGCGGCGCTCGACAGCCTGCCTGGAGAGGGTGGCGTCGTCTTCGTTCCCGAAGGTCGCTACCTGCTCCGCCCGGACGGCCGGCACTCGACCTTCCGCGACACCCGGATCGAGCACCACTTCGCGATCGCGGAACGCGACAACATCCACCTGCTCGGAGCGGGCACCGGCTCCGAGATCGTCCTGACCAGTCCGGATCACCAGGGCATCCGGGTCATCGGCGGAACCGGCTGCTCGGTCTCAAACCTCGCGGTCACGCTGCCGAGCCGGCCTGAGCTTCGGCACAACAGATCGCTCGTCGAACTCACCGGTGTACGCGACAGCTCGGTCACTGACCTGACCCTGCGTGGCGCCAGCGGATCGAACCTCCTCATCGACACGTCGACCGGAGTCCGGGTCGAAGGGATCACGACGATCGACGCGAACATGTACGGCATCGACGTCGAGGGCAGCCGGCAGGTGTACGTCGTCGGCTGCACGGCGACCGACAACCGCGACGGCGGCATCCAGGTCGGCTACGTTGCCTCGATCATGCGCGACGCGCAGTTCGTCCGGGTCGAGGGCAACACCGTCAGCGGCTCGGCCGAGGGCGGCGGCATCCTGGTCAGCAGCGGTACGTCGGTCCGCGTGGCCGGCAACACGATCTCCGACACGTGCCAGGCCGGGATCTATCTCTGGGGCCGCTCCCCCGAGTTCCCGATGTACAGCGCCGACATCACCGGCAACACCGTCACCCGCGCCTGCACCGGTGCGCTGTGCGTCACGCCCGGCGCCATCTCCGTCAACAGCATCCGCGAGTCCGCGGGCACGACCGAAGGCTTCTTCTCGATCACCGGCAACACGATCCAGGACGCGCCGTACTCCGGCGTCTGGGTCGGCGGCCAGTCCCCGATCGGCAAGATGCTCTCCCAGATCAACACCCTCACCGTCACCGGCAACGTCTTCACCAACGTTGCCGGCAGCAACCTCCTGATCCGCGACGACCAACGCGCCAAGATCGTCAACCTGATCACGGCCTGA
- a CDS encoding right-handed parallel beta-helix repeat-containing protein: MFLSTTALATAGFTFLGRTTTARAETPIGNLQNGVVSNLPASFYNRTGLTGMTQIQYSTMAVESVTDHGAYSDGTHPTSTVAAFNAAIAALGTTGGIVYVPPGRYTFPAPAAGATSWWIRGGTAKLNNIHFVGEGDASVLVFQRDALPSNGNTANVRDAGQGWEFDDATNVSVRDLAFQWTPYIMTRHCITGTGLLCRRPTSVQILRVSVDHCQPGIIMPDGTDCYIVDSVIRNSASDAFNLGDANDSVAAYNWAENITDDGFANFMNTGTNPDSAAFSNVLFQSNTAIGVAGGRGLTIGGTNHSLIGNWVETATASGIFSDIDQTDIANRPNAVLRGAVVSGNTLIRSNFEMRADNRSRTGSSGFHGAIAVHDLVDDLEISGNTILGSEQYDVTLGIDGWRTITATGIDIGGNTMSRAGSAGIRMRPTSTIDGLDIHDNAILGNGGPSVSIGGTVTTASSSRNNVTAATQVDTGGSVSPAFTGFTVVSTQPTFVDTYATIRAAANETAWDQPVVPSTTGLGSFNVRDYGAVGDGVHDDGPAFYAALDALYADPADGGILWIPSGQYLINPVASRAGYPNTKIQHHFGILDKNKIFVKGQGPSSELIFTSADHHGIRFVNCTNSSVDGVKLSLKSANKPSLRHCRALLNFSGAQTCSITNTTLVDSGGSNLLVDSSRKILVNNVTSQNANNHGLQLESSRQVELYGCTATDSRDAGIHLGWNGVIYRESQYVRIHDNTVDGTAESGGISVSSGANVTISDNEVSNTAQSGIYLVGRNPAFPIYSVDVTGNTVTNACAGPLCYTPGAIGVHSIREGAGTTDGSTVTITGNTIDTAPYSGIWVGGECPVTRVHWTSGQLVRYLSELDTLTISGNTYTSVAGSNVLMTTEQQALIPHLTVS; the protein is encoded by the coding sequence ATGTTCTTGAGCACCACCGCCCTCGCCACGGCCGGCTTCACCTTCCTCGGCCGCACCACCACCGCACGCGCCGAAACCCCGATCGGCAACCTGCAGAACGGCGTCGTATCGAACCTCCCGGCGTCGTTCTACAACCGCACCGGTCTCACCGGAATGACCCAGATCCAGTACTCGACGATGGCCGTCGAGTCCGTCACCGATCACGGCGCCTACTCCGACGGGACGCACCCGACGAGTACGGTGGCCGCGTTCAACGCCGCGATCGCCGCGCTGGGTACGACGGGCGGCATCGTCTACGTGCCGCCCGGACGCTATACCTTCCCTGCACCGGCCGCCGGAGCCACCAGTTGGTGGATCCGTGGCGGCACCGCGAAGTTGAACAACATCCACTTCGTCGGCGAGGGCGACGCCTCGGTCCTCGTTTTCCAACGAGACGCCCTCCCGTCGAACGGCAACACCGCCAACGTCCGGGACGCCGGCCAGGGCTGGGAATTCGACGACGCGACGAACGTCTCCGTGCGCGACCTGGCGTTCCAGTGGACGCCGTACATCATGACCAGGCACTGCATCACGGGAACCGGCCTGCTGTGCCGTCGACCGACCTCGGTGCAGATCCTCAGGGTCTCCGTCGACCACTGCCAGCCCGGCATCATCATGCCCGACGGCACCGACTGCTACATCGTCGACAGCGTGATCCGCAACAGCGCCTCGGACGCCTTCAATCTTGGGGATGCCAACGATTCCGTCGCCGCCTACAACTGGGCGGAGAACATCACCGACGACGGCTTCGCGAACTTCATGAACACCGGCACCAACCCCGACAGCGCTGCCTTCAGCAACGTCCTGTTCCAGTCGAACACCGCGATCGGAGTCGCCGGCGGCCGTGGACTGACCATTGGCGGAACCAATCACTCGCTGATCGGCAACTGGGTCGAGACCGCAACCGCGTCGGGCATCTTCAGCGACATCGACCAGACCGACATCGCCAACCGGCCCAACGCCGTACTGCGGGGCGCCGTCGTCAGCGGCAACACGCTGATCCGCAGCAACTTCGAGATGCGTGCCGACAACCGCTCACGCACCGGCAGCTCCGGCTTCCACGGCGCGATCGCCGTACACGACCTGGTCGACGACCTCGAGATCTCGGGAAACACGATCCTCGGGTCCGAGCAGTACGACGTGACGCTCGGCATCGACGGGTGGCGGACGATCACCGCCACCGGCATCGACATCGGCGGCAACACGATGAGCCGGGCCGGCAGCGCCGGGATCAGGATGCGCCCGACCTCGACGATCGACGGCCTCGACATCCACGACAACGCGATCCTGGGCAACGGTGGACCATCGGTGTCGATCGGCGGCACCGTCACCACGGCATCCAGCAGCCGCAACAACGTCACCGCGGCAACCCAAGTCGACACCGGCGGCTCGGTCAGTCCGGCCTTCACCGGCTTCACCGTCGTGAGCACGCAACCCACTTTCGTCGACACGTACGCAACGATCCGCGCGGCGGCGAACGAGACGGCATGGGACCAACCGGTCGTCCCGTCGACCACCGGCCTCGGTTCCTTCAACGTCCGCGACTACGGCGCGGTCGGCGACGGCGTCCACGACGACGGTCCCGCGTTCTACGCCGCCCTCGATGCCCTGTACGCCGACCCGGCCGACGGCGGCATCCTCTGGATCCCGTCCGGCCAGTACCTGATCAACCCGGTCGCGTCCCGAGCCGGATATCCCAACACGAAGATCCAGCACCACTTCGGAATCCTCGACAAGAACAAGATCTTCGTCAAAGGCCAGGGCCCGAGCTCGGAGCTGATCTTCACCAGCGCTGACCACCACGGCATCCGGTTCGTGAACTGCACCAACAGCTCGGTCGACGGCGTCAAACTCAGCCTCAAGTCCGCCAACAAGCCCTCCCTGCGGCATTGCCGCGCGCTGCTCAACTTCTCCGGCGCCCAGACCTGCTCGATCACCAACACGACACTCGTCGACTCCGGCGGATCGAACCTGCTGGTCGACTCCAGCCGCAAGATCCTTGTCAACAACGTGACCAGCCAGAACGCGAACAACCACGGCCTCCAGCTCGAGTCCAGCCGGCAGGTCGAGCTGTACGGCTGTACGGCCACCGACAGCCGCGACGCCGGCATCCACCTCGGCTGGAACGGCGTCATCTACCGCGAATCGCAGTACGTACGAATCCACGACAACACGGTCGACGGCACCGCCGAGAGCGGCGGCATCAGCGTCAGCAGCGGCGCCAACGTGACCATCAGCGACAACGAGGTCAGCAACACCGCGCAGTCCGGCATCTATCTCGTCGGCCGCAACCCTGCCTTCCCCATCTACAGCGTCGACGTCACCGGCAACACCGTGACCAACGCCTGCGCCGGGCCGCTGTGCTACACGCCGGGAGCGATCGGAGTCCACAGCATCCGCGAGGGCGCCGGTACGACCGACGGATCCACGGTCACCATCACCGGCAACACGATCGACACCGCGCCGTACTCGGGGATCTGGGTCGGGGGCGAGTGCCCGGTCACCCGCGTGCACTGGACCAGTGGACAGCTCGTCCGCTACCTGTCCGAGCTCGACACGCTCACCATCAGCGGCAACACCTACACCTCTGTTGCCGGCAGCAACGTGCTGATGACCACCGAGCAGCAGGCCCTGATCCCTCATCTCACCGTCTCGTAG
- a CDS encoding NAD-dependent epimerase/dehydratase family protein: MTGHVVVTGGRGAIGTAVCDDLHRAGLTVTAVDVVPTRTTPPYQQLIGDVRDLEAMTAALYGVDAIVHCGGLASDRKGHEHDTYDINVAGTCTLLLAAARSAVRRVVHLSSINALGCVGPGTPAYLPVDDEHPHTPISPYQLSKHLAEEACRQFADRENATVISLRPTYVIHPADPARVGPGSSDLYAYVDIRDVVQAVRLALSADLTGFHTALLAADDLWGGHQLDSVLARDYPDIPWHDGTTPRSTLVNCSKARSLLGWTPTSA; encoded by the coding sequence GTGACCGGGCACGTGGTCGTCACCGGCGGGCGCGGCGCGATCGGCACAGCGGTCTGCGATGACCTGCACCGGGCCGGCCTGACCGTGACAGCAGTCGATGTGGTGCCCACCCGAACCACGCCCCCCTACCAGCAACTGATCGGCGACGTGCGGGACCTCGAGGCGATGACGGCTGCTCTGTACGGCGTCGACGCCATCGTGCACTGTGGTGGTCTCGCGAGCGATCGCAAGGGTCACGAGCACGACACGTACGACATCAACGTGGCCGGCACCTGCACCCTCCTTCTCGCAGCTGCCCGGTCAGCGGTACGTCGGGTCGTCCACCTCTCGAGCATCAACGCACTCGGCTGCGTCGGCCCTGGCACCCCGGCGTACCTGCCGGTCGACGACGAACATCCGCATACGCCGATCTCGCCGTACCAGCTGTCCAAACATCTCGCCGAAGAGGCCTGCCGCCAGTTCGCCGATCGTGAGAACGCGACCGTGATCAGCCTCCGTCCCACCTACGTCATCCATCCCGCCGACCCAGCCCGCGTCGGGCCGGGTTCCAGTGACCTCTACGCGTACGTCGACATCCGCGATGTCGTACAGGCCGTACGACTCGCTCTCAGTGCGGATCTCACCGGATTCCACACAGCCTTGCTCGCCGCTGACGATCTCTGGGGCGGGCATCAGCTCGACAGCGTTCTGGCCAGGGACTATCCCGACATCCCCTGGCACGACGGCACTACACCCCGCTCCACACTCGTGAACTGCAGCAAGGCCCGATCGCTTCTCGGCTGGACGCCCACGTCCGCCTGA
- a CDS encoding TIM-barrel domain-containing protein: MDDDVLEIRGHGQVTRIEAWGPDALRVRSAYGRIRVGEKPGALEPVSPGGVTEIERAEDGSSTITNGRLRATVDRRGTITFVDSGSGLELLGEREQWLQSVPPRHLRPVAGGDLNRITATFRAYDGERFYGLGQHRHGKLDQKGCVIDLVQQNAEIAIPFLVSSRGYGLLWNNPGAGRVELGHNHTRWIADGATELDYWIVRAETIPDVLGRYADLTGHSPTIPSWATGFWQSRLRYDNQQELMDVVHEHLDRGLPLSVIVIDFLHWKHHGDWRFDEDRWPDPAGMVAELRELGVEVMVSIWPTVSEQSPNFAKMREEGLLLRSDELSIASRFVDAGTDGPAFLHYYDPSNPDARRFIWEQAKAGYYDLGIRVFWLDACEPELVAPDPAQWRYHAGPGVAVAGLYPHWNAQAFHEGLTEAGEEEGFLFSRSAWAGTAKYSTAIWAGDIDASFDALRAVVPAGLNAGLSGMPWWSADIGGFVTWVGNDDPELRELIVRWFQFQVFTPLFRLHGHRRPDLPDELLRGAPNEVWSFGEEAYDAIVPVLHLREAIRPYLSTQLAAGQPLMRPLFFDYPDQEESWTVEDQFLCGPDILAAPVLEYQARARQVWLPGNAKWIDPWTSVVHSGGRWITVDVPLNRAGFFIRDGADVADVISKVLR; this comes from the coding sequence GTGGACGACGACGTACTGGAGATCCGCGGCCACGGACAGGTCACCCGGATCGAGGCCTGGGGACCCGATGCGCTTCGAGTCCGAAGTGCCTACGGACGAATCCGGGTCGGCGAGAAGCCGGGCGCGCTCGAGCCGGTGAGCCCTGGTGGCGTCACCGAGATCGAGCGGGCCGAGGACGGCAGCTCGACCATCACCAACGGCCGACTGCGCGCGACCGTTGACCGACGAGGCACCATCACGTTCGTCGACTCCGGCTCCGGTCTGGAGCTCCTCGGCGAACGCGAGCAGTGGCTGCAGAGCGTCCCACCCAGGCATCTCCGGCCGGTCGCAGGCGGCGACCTGAACAGGATCACCGCGACGTTCCGCGCGTACGACGGCGAACGCTTCTACGGACTGGGCCAGCACCGCCACGGCAAGCTCGACCAGAAGGGCTGCGTGATCGATCTCGTCCAGCAGAACGCCGAGATCGCCATCCCCTTCCTCGTGTCCAGCCGGGGATACGGCCTGCTCTGGAACAACCCCGGCGCCGGCCGGGTCGAGCTGGGCCACAACCACACACGATGGATTGCCGACGGAGCAACCGAGCTCGACTACTGGATCGTTCGCGCCGAGACCATCCCGGACGTGCTCGGCCGGTACGCCGACCTGACCGGTCATTCGCCGACCATCCCCTCGTGGGCGACCGGGTTCTGGCAGTCGCGACTGCGGTACGACAATCAGCAGGAGCTGATGGACGTCGTACACGAGCACCTGGACCGCGGTCTGCCGCTGTCGGTGATCGTCATCGACTTCCTGCACTGGAAGCATCACGGCGACTGGAGATTCGACGAGGACCGCTGGCCGGACCCCGCGGGCATGGTTGCCGAACTCCGTGAGCTGGGTGTCGAAGTCATGGTCTCGATCTGGCCGACCGTCAGCGAGCAGAGCCCGAACTTCGCCAAGATGCGCGAAGAAGGCCTGCTACTGCGCAGCGATGAACTCTCCATCGCCTCGCGGTTCGTCGACGCCGGCACCGACGGACCCGCCTTCCTGCACTACTACGATCCGAGCAACCCGGACGCGCGTCGCTTCATCTGGGAGCAGGCCAAGGCCGGGTACTACGACCTCGGCATCCGAGTCTTCTGGCTCGACGCCTGCGAACCGGAACTCGTCGCGCCCGACCCGGCCCAGTGGCGCTATCACGCCGGACCGGGAGTGGCCGTCGCCGGCCTGTACCCCCATTGGAACGCGCAGGCCTTCCATGAGGGGCTGACCGAAGCGGGCGAAGAGGAGGGCTTCCTGTTCAGCCGCTCGGCCTGGGCCGGAACCGCGAAGTACAGCACCGCGATCTGGGCCGGCGATATCGACGCGAGCTTCGACGCGCTCCGGGCCGTGGTGCCGGCCGGGTTGAACGCCGGTCTCAGCGGCATGCCGTGGTGGAGCGCGGACATCGGCGGGTTCGTCACCTGGGTCGGCAACGACGACCCGGAGTTGCGCGAACTGATCGTCCGCTGGTTCCAGTTCCAGGTCTTCACCCCGCTCTTCCGCCTGCACGGCCACCGGCGGCCGGACCTGCCGGACGAACTGTTGCGCGGGGCCCCTAATGAGGTCTGGTCGTTCGGCGAGGAGGCGTACGACGCGATCGTCCCGGTGCTGCACCTGCGCGAGGCGATCCGCCCGTACCTGTCCACGCAGCTCGCAGCCGGTCAGCCCCTGATGCGACCGCTGTTCTTCGACTATCCCGACCAGGAAGAGTCCTGGACTGTCGAGGACCAGTTCCTCTGCGGACCGGACATCCTCGCGGCTCCGGTCCTCGAGTATCAGGCTCGCGCACGCCAGGTCTGGCTGCCGGGTAACGCGAAGTGGATCGATCCCTGGACCTCGGTCGTCCACTCCGGCGGCCGGTGGATCACGGTCGACGTACCGCTGAACCGGGCAGGCTTCTTCATCCGTGACGGGGCGGACGTCGCCGACGTGATCAGCAAGGTGCTTCGGTGA
- a CDS encoding carbohydrate ABC transporter permease produces MTTTRRAPEVSTRGLISPADYSDPITRWGVRLTQAVLMLGVALAGLVPIWWLIKGALSDTQDLIGHPLKALPSALRWSNLSNAWNELQVGHYLLNTVIYATGSCLIQVFVATTAGFALSVLRPKFSNVVYAAILATLFIPGTVSLVALYLTVIHIPGLGVSIANTPLAIWLPAGAHAFNILVAKQFFDALPHELFDAAQVDGAGPVRIFWSLVLPLSRPMIAVVALLSLMAEWKNFLWPLVAMTDPSKQPLSVALPRLATYSDQAMLIAGMLISTLPPLLAFIIFQRQVVRGIGFSGLKG; encoded by the coding sequence ATGACCACAACTCGCCGCGCACCCGAGGTCAGCACGCGCGGACTGATCTCACCGGCCGACTACTCCGACCCGATCACCCGCTGGGGCGTCCGTCTCACCCAGGCGGTCCTCATGCTCGGGGTCGCCCTCGCCGGTCTGGTCCCGATCTGGTGGTTGATCAAGGGCGCACTGTCCGACACTCAAGATCTGATCGGACACCCGCTCAAGGCCTTGCCGTCCGCCCTTCGCTGGAGCAACCTCTCCAACGCCTGGAACGAGCTCCAGGTCGGCCACTACCTCCTCAACACGGTCATCTACGCGACCGGCTCCTGTCTGATACAGGTCTTCGTCGCGACCACCGCCGGCTTCGCGCTGTCCGTGCTCAGACCGAAGTTCAGCAACGTGGTGTACGCCGCGATCCTGGCCACCCTGTTCATCCCGGGAACGGTCTCGCTCGTCGCGCTCTACCTGACCGTCATCCACATCCCCGGACTCGGTGTGTCGATCGCCAACACCCCGCTGGCGATCTGGCTGCCGGCCGGCGCCCACGCGTTCAACATCCTGGTGGCCAAGCAGTTCTTCGACGCGCTGCCGCACGAACTGTTCGACGCGGCTCAGGTCGACGGTGCCGGACCGGTGCGGATCTTCTGGAGCCTGGTTCTCCCACTGTCCCGCCCGATGATCGCCGTCGTCGCGCTGCTGTCGCTGATGGCCGAGTGGAAGAACTTCCTCTGGCCGCTGGTCGCCATGACCGATCCCAGCAAGCAGCCCCTTTCAGTCGCCTTGCCGCGGCTGGCCACCTACTCCGACCAGGCGATGCTCATCGCCGGAATGCTGATCTCCACGCTCCCTCCCCTGCTGGCCTTCATCATCTTCCAGCGCCAGGTTGTCCGGGGCATCGGATTCAGCGGACTGAAAGGTTGA
- a CDS encoding carbohydrate ABC transporter permease, whose translation MTLTTLPGSATTAEPGPAVPAPRTRRANRFGWWGLVFLLPALLSFGYFSWWPILRGLALSIQETNLVDPARWVGLENFRHVLDDPLLATAVLNTLKFGALGVAIGFPLPVLLALAMSELRRWGGVFRVLVYLPVVIPPVVSVLLWKFFYDPDHGLFNAALGHIGLGPLSWLQTTSGALPSLVLLIVWEGAGGTVLLYLAALSAVPTELYEAAEVDGASIRRRIWHVTLPQLRGLMLVLLLLQIIGTLQIFTEPFVMTDGGPENSTVTVLYLIYRNAFVSGDFGSAAALSVLLALVLAVLSAVYLRLTRRWSKA comes from the coding sequence ATGACCTTGACCACGCTCCCAGGTTCGGCAACGACCGCCGAACCTGGGCCGGCCGTCCCCGCGCCACGGACACGGCGAGCGAACCGCTTCGGCTGGTGGGGCCTGGTGTTCCTGCTGCCCGCGTTGCTCTCGTTCGGGTACTTCTCCTGGTGGCCGATCCTCCGCGGCCTCGCCCTCAGCATCCAGGAGACGAACCTCGTCGATCCGGCCAGGTGGGTGGGCCTGGAGAACTTCCGGCATGTCCTCGACGATCCGCTGCTGGCGACCGCCGTACTCAACACCCTGAAGTTCGGGGCGTTGGGTGTCGCCATCGGTTTCCCGCTCCCGGTCCTGCTGGCGCTGGCGATGTCGGAACTGCGCCGCTGGGGTGGCGTGTTCCGGGTGCTCGTCTATCTCCCGGTCGTCATCCCGCCGGTGGTCTCGGTGCTGCTGTGGAAGTTCTTCTACGACCCGGACCACGGCCTTTTCAACGCCGCGCTGGGGCACATAGGACTCGGCCCGCTCTCCTGGTTGCAGACGACATCCGGCGCTCTACCGAGCCTCGTCCTCCTGATCGTGTGGGAGGGCGCCGGCGGCACGGTCCTGCTGTATCTCGCTGCGCTGTCCGCGGTGCCGACCGAGCTCTACGAGGCAGCCGAAGTCGACGGCGCGTCGATCCGGCGCCGCATCTGGCACGTGACCCTGCCGCAACTGCGCGGTCTGATGCTCGTCCTGCTGCTTCTGCAGATCATCGGCACCCTCCAGATCTTCACCGAGCCCTTCGTCATGACGGACGGCGGACCCGAGAACTCCACCGTGACCGTTCTCTACCTCATCTACCGAAACGCCTTCGTGAGCGGCGACTTCGGCTCGGCCGCCGCCCTCAGCGTCCTGCTGGCCCTGGTCCTGGCCGTCCTGTCGGCGGTCTACCTACGACTGACGAGGCGGTGGAGCAAAGCATGA